The proteins below are encoded in one region of Deltaproteobacteria bacterium:
- the serS gene encoding serine--tRNA ligase has protein sequence MLDIKYLRQNIDFVRKKMLERGQDINLNAFVSLDAKRRDILQEVESLRNERNTASKEIGERKKKKEDASELIARMSEVSDRIKDMDESLKIIEEDLHDIIMVIPNVPHESVTYGTSSEDNPVIRVWGEKPQFDFTPKPHWEIGEDLNILDFARGAKITGARFTLYRGLGAMLERAIINLMLDLHTSEHGYTEVLTPFMVNSQSMTGTGQLPKFAEDLFKIESFDYYLIPTAEVPVTNIHRDEILNERDLPVYYVAYSPCFRSEAGSYGKDTRGLIRQHQFNKVELVKFTQPETSYDELEKLTLNAEEILKRLDIHFRTVSLCTGDLGFSSAKTYDIEVWLPGQDTYREISSCSNFGDFQARRASIRFRRDVSGKVEFVHTLNGSGLAVGRTVVAVLENFQQVDGSVIIPDALRPYVKGIDRILPPG, from the coding sequence ATGCTGGATATAAAGTATCTGAGACAGAATATTGATTTTGTTAGGAAAAAAATGCTTGAGAGAGGTCAGGATATTAACCTCAATGCATTTGTTTCTCTGGATGCGAAAAGGCGCGATATCCTCCAGGAAGTTGAGTCCCTGCGGAATGAGCGGAACACAGCCTCCAAGGAGATCGGCGAGAGGAAAAAAAAGAAAGAAGACGCCTCTGAGCTTATTGCCAGGATGAGCGAGGTGTCTGACCGTATCAAAGATATGGACGAGTCCCTGAAAATAATCGAGGAGGACCTCCATGATATTATTATGGTCATACCCAATGTGCCTCATGAATCCGTCACATACGGGACAAGTTCGGAGGATAATCCGGTAATCCGGGTTTGGGGGGAGAAGCCGCAGTTTGATTTTACACCAAAACCGCACTGGGAAATCGGTGAAGATCTGAATATCCTGGATTTTGCGAGGGGTGCAAAAATAACGGGAGCACGATTTACCTTGTATCGTGGATTGGGGGCTATGCTGGAGCGGGCCATCATCAATCTTATGCTTGACCTGCACACATCAGAGCATGGCTACACGGAAGTATTAACGCCCTTCATGGTAAACAGTCAGAGTATGACAGGAACGGGGCAACTCCCGAAATTTGCAGAAGACCTGTTTAAGATTGAAAGCTTTGATTATTACCTCATCCCCACGGCGGAAGTACCGGTCACCAACATCCATCGTGATGAGATTTTAAATGAGCGCGATCTTCCGGTCTATTATGTGGCGTATTCGCCCTGTTTCCGTTCTGAGGCGGGTTCATACGGAAAAGATACAAGGGGATTGATCAGGCAGCACCAGTTCAACAAGGTGGAGTTAGTCAAATTCACACAACCGGAGACATCCTACGATGAACTGGAAAAATTAACCCTCAATGCCGAAGAAATTTTGAAAAGGCTGGACATTCATTTCAGGACGGTGAGTCTGTGCACAGGGGATTTGGGGTTTTCTTCCGCCAAGACCTATGATATTGAGGTATGGCTTCCCGGTCAGGATACGTACAGAGAAATATCCTCCTGCAGTAATTTTGGGGATTTTCAGGCCCGCAGAGCGTCTATAAGGTTCCGCCGCGACGTGAGCGGCAAGGTGGAGTTTGTCCACACCCTCAACGGGTCCGGACTGGCTGTGGGGAGAACCGTCGTTGCTGTTCTGGAAAATTTCCAGCAGGTTGATGGGAGTGTTATTATCCCCGACGCACTAAGACCGTACGTGAAAGGAATTGACAGGATACTACCCCCGGGTTAA